One window of the Lactobacillus sp. PV034 genome contains the following:
- a CDS encoding TIGR01906 family membrane protein has protein sequence MKSKPLIAIIYNFFNSLSLATIATIVISYPLLALFTLGQKNYLIVYQSIPSIMYAYGQLLIYLLWPFSTKLQMRNFPTSVSAAEHFYECKLLFSLALIVFIIGLIIYLYLKRRKKVGYIALTKNEAIFFMILPIILLPLALTNFDEFFISFHQMIFHNNNWLFDPNTDPIINVLTENFFAACFAVAGIVYEMYYSRYLFSK, from the coding sequence TTGGCGACAATAGCTACTATTGTGATTAGTTATCCGCTATTAGCTCTATTTACCCTTGGTCAAAAAAATTATCTAATTGTTTATCAATCGATTCCATCAATTATGTATGCTTACGGACAATTATTAATTTATCTTTTGTGGCCATTTTCAACTAAATTACAGATGCGAAATTTTCCTACCTCAGTTTCTGCCGCGGAACACTTTTATGAATGTAAGCTTTTGTTTAGTTTGGCCCTAATCGTTTTTATAATCGGCTTAATCATATATTTATATTTAAAAAGAAGAAAAAAGGTTGGCTATATTGCTTTAACCAAAAATGAGGCAATATTTTTTATGATCTTGCCAATTATCTTATTACCTTTAGCATTAACGAATTTCGATGAATTTTTTATTAGTTTTCATCAAATGATTTTCCACAATAATAATTGGTTGTTTGATCCTAATACGGATCCTATTATTAATGTATTAACAGAAAATTTTTTTGCTGCTTGTTTTGCAGTTGCAGGAATAGTATATGAGATGTATTATAGCCGCTACTTATTTAGCAAATAA
- a CDS encoding VTT domain-containing protein, which translates to MNLIDFILHIDDHLVTLVNTFGNWSYLILFAIIFVETGVVIFPFLPGDSLVFAACAMAASPKYGLNIWLCYFLFLLAAIIGDSSNYEIGHWSETKSADHNWFNKLINENHRKAAENFFDTHGGITILLGRFIPFIRTFVPFVAGASKMHYRTFIFYNILGAFCWVSLFSALGYFFGNIPIVQEHFSLIVIGIILISVLPPLIMWLQKKIALKKELR; encoded by the coding sequence ATGAATCTAATCGATTTTATTTTGCATATTGATGATCACCTGGTTACTTTGGTAAACACCTTCGGAAATTGGTCCTATCTTATTTTATTTGCAATAATTTTTGTCGAAACTGGAGTGGTAATTTTTCCCTTTTTACCTGGCGATTCACTTGTTTTTGCCGCTTGTGCCATGGCAGCATCCCCTAAATATGGTTTAAATATCTGGCTTTGCTATTTTTTGTTTTTATTAGCAGCTATAATCGGCGATTCTTCTAACTATGAGATTGGACACTGGTCTGAAACAAAAAGTGCTGATCATAATTGGTTCAACAAACTAATTAACGAGAATCATCGTAAAGCTGCAGAAAACTTCTTCGATACACACGGAGGTATTACAATTCTACTTGGACGCTTTATTCCCTTTATTAGAACTTTTGTACCTTTCGTAGCAGGTGCAAGTAAAATGCATTATCGAACTTTTATCTTCTATAATATTTTAGGCGCATTTTGCTGGGTAAGTCTTTTCTCAGCTTTGGGTTACTTCTTTGGTAATATTCCTATTGTCCAAGAACACTTTTCTTTAATTGTAATTGGAATTATTTTAATTTCGGTCCTACCACCATTAATCATGTGGCTTCAAAAAAAGATAGCATTAAAAAAAGAACTTCGCTAA